A window of Fragaria vesca subsp. vesca linkage group LG7, FraVesHawaii_1.0, whole genome shotgun sequence contains these coding sequences:
- the LOC101294304 gene encoding uncharacterized protein LOC101294304 yields MFLYRASSLQDSNPSNRETYVSSKPKPTPQSWIQLNPILMSASMTSSVDRAKADSLKSFKRWGRRHPFIRYGLPMISLTVFGAVGLAHLIQGSKDIAKFKDDQEWEIIETRKALSRTGPVNAYKPKNISLDEELKALQEKVDINNYDYKRIPRPSEDKSH; encoded by the exons ATGTTTCTGTACCGTGCCTCGTCTCTCCAAGACTCCAATCCTAGTAACAGAGAAACCTACGTTTCATCAAAACCAAAACCCACCCCCCAAAGCTGGATTCAACTCAATCCAATTCTGATGAGCGCATCAATGACAAGCAGCGTCGACAGAGCAAAAGCAGACTCATTGAAATCGTTCAAGAGATGGGGAAGGAGGCACCCCTTCATCCGTTACGGGCTTCCGATGATCTCCCTGACCGTGTTCGGCGCCGTCGGCCTCGCACACCTCATCCAAGGAAGCAAAGACATCGCCAAGTTCAAAGACGACCAGGAATGGGAGATCATCGAGACCCGCAAAGCTCTCTCCCGCACTGGCCCTGTCAACGCCTATAAACCCAAGAACATCTCACTCGATGAGGAGCTCAAG GCATTGCAGGAGAAGGTGGACATTAACAACTACGATTACAAGAGGATTCCGCGACCAAGTGAAGATAAGTCGCACTAG
- the LOC101294412 gene encoding putative nuclease HARBI1-like produces MSEKDDIEDEIYIRSIQFNTLLIQHYYESYVHKNSCMTSSQTGNKWVMEVLQGHPSRCYNEFRMHKEVFYHLCSDLETEFRVLGSNRTSHIEVVALILNILGHGCGNMTARERFQHSGETVSRYFGKALDMLCSYGEKMIKPLDPEFESVAPEIMRDKRYMPHFKDCIGAIDGVHIPASISPQHQIPFIGRKGIPTQNVMAVCDFNMQFTFVCAGWEGSAHDTRVFQSVLRNPNSKFPKPPQGKYYVVDAGYPQMNGFLGPYKGPKQHFQEYRGQGPRNEKEVFNQAHSSLRGVIERTFGAWKKKWHILRNMEGFSFKKQVKIVIATMTLHNYIRRHANHDRHFDIDENSVGISNDEMEMDDAEEENHGHVAQEMEAIRKEIAQSLMRARGTANF; encoded by the exons ATGTCAGAGAAAGATGACATTGAGGATGAGATATACATACGAAGCATACAATTTAATACTCTCCTCATTCAACATTATTATGAGAGTTATGTTCATAAAAATTCTTGCATGACATCGTCTCAAACAGGTAATAAATGGGTAATGGAAGTATTACAAGGTCATCCAAGTCGGTGTTATAATGAATTTAGAATGCACAAGGAAGTATTTTATCATTTATGTAGTGACTTGGAGACCGAATTTAGGGTGCTGGGTTCAAATAGAACAAGTCATATTGAAGTAGTGGCATTAATACTAAATATTCTAGGACATGGATGTGGGAATATGACGGCAAGAGAACGGTTTCAACATTCCGGGGAAACCGTTAGTAGGTATTTTGGAAAAGCATTAGATATGTTGTGTTCATATGGTGAGAAAATGATCAAGCCGTTGGATCCAGAATTTGAAAGTGTTGCGCCGGAGATAATGAGGGATAAGAGATACATGCCGCATTTTAAG GATTGCATTGGTGCTATTGATGGAGTGCATATTCCCGCTTCGATATCTCCTCAACATCAAATACCATTTATTGGTAGAAAAGGGATACCAACCCAAAATGTTATGGCGGTGTGTGATTTTAATATGCAATTTACATTTGTATGTGCCGGTTGGGAAGGGTCTGCTCATGATACAAGGGTGTTTCAATCAGTTCTTCGAAATCCCAATTCGAAGTTTCCTAAACCTCCACAAG GAAAATATTATGTCGTTGATGCGGGATACCCACAAATGAATGGATTTTTGGGACCCTATAAAGGTCCAAAACAACATTTTCAAGAATATCGTGGGCAAGGGCCAAGAAATGAAAAAGAGGTATTTAACCAAGCACACTCTTCTCTTAGAGGCGTTATAGAACGCACATTTGGAGCTTGGAAAAAGAAATGGCATATTTTAAGAAACATGGAAGGTTTTTCATTTAAGAAGCAAGTGAAGATTGTTATTGCAACCATGACTCTTCATAATTATATACGAAGACATGCGAATCATGATAGGCATTTTGACATTGATGAAAATTCGGTTGGCATATCAAATGATGAGATGGAGATGGATGATGCAGAAGAAGAAAATCATGGTCATGTTGCACAAGAAATGGAAGCAATAAGAAAAGAAATTGCTCAAAGTTTGATGAGAGCACGTGGTACCGCAAATTTTTAA